Proteins from one Drosophila gunungcola strain Sukarami chromosome 3R, Dgunungcola_SK_2, whole genome shotgun sequence genomic window:
- the LOC128251858 gene encoding epidermal growth factor receptor kinase substrate 8 isoform X2 has product MPRNGYESGAPSVDQTNGHYDEIKPTYALEHLATFKLKNEAEIKQPKEKMKLLIELDKTGGIWPHKMFMSFNGQWLVMLDSEMKEIENFPGSLITEPTAFISEHPQEAYNNILVFSVPGISLGNTEMHIFQVADVSSVHLVEDLKTLSKGTPVTVDRNKTPIPLPKPERPQNQQAKDQYGIAAAVAGIAAEKNAQDKEQTERDVQVINHCFEDIERFMARLHYAAEALNELKLRKEQHNPHGEGLLVLRSRPPIESEFHDILAKVKLALIYSVRLQNHFTKSTDPVHNVFISLRTIVTVCNDIYVDAGLPESVVNPLLRRETIAFLNGTLDSNEKQLWQSLGPNWTVPKDQFKDHKSSYHPIFYDDWSPDWVVDEEVQYLAPALKKTATPSPVLVPVPPSPGLGNRTWLSRLESRNVKIAEVTYNKSATNDKELKVTKGEYLEIIDDSRNWWKARNSYGNIGYVPHTVLTPYNFEPGANGRDTESLASMALTDNGGEEANPPLYRNTMAMYTAPVEPVTNGKAMPRSYSMPNVPVPPPMPPPSDSQPPTPSGTLKRNMAAAGALAAMRARNDCEADDQAYYMQDDVNDELRVLLQQRERRKDLEILKTPEIFITQNSKPREVEEWLRGKGFSDIIIKRLHTLTGEEIFALSPHTIESYFGQRESRRLISQIVLQKNFCEYKTIRSSELSAKLARARQKADQSNGNPNEVF; this is encoded by the exons ATGCCACGCAACGGCTACGAAAGTGGAGCCCCCTCTGTCGATCAGACAAATGGGCACTATGATGAGATCAAACCCACCTACGCCCTGGAGCACCTGGCCACTTTCAAGCTGAAGAACGAGGCCGAGATCAAGCAGCCGAAGGAGAAGATGAAGCTGCTGATCGAACTGGACAAAACGGGGGGCATTTGGCCGCACAAGATGTTCATGAGCTTCAACGGTCAGTGGCTGGTGATGCTGGACAGCGAGATGAAGGAGATCGAGAATTTCCCGGGCAGTTTGATCACGGAGCCAACGGCTTTCATCAGCGAGCATCCGCAGGAGGCCTACAACAACATCCTGGTCTTCTCGGTGCCGGGAATCTCACTTGGTAACACCGAGATGCACATCTTCCAG GTGGCCGATGTCAGTTCAGTGCATTTGGTAGAGGATTTGAAGACG CTGAGCAAGGGCACCCCTGTAACAGTGGATCGCAACAAGACGCCCATTCCGCTGCCCAAACCCGAAAGACCTCAAAATCAGCAGGCCAAGGATCAGTATGGAATAGCTGCTGCTGTGGCCGGCATCGCAGCGGAAAAGAACGCCCAGGACAAGGAGCAGACCGAGAGGGATGTGCAGGTGATCAACCACTGCTTCGAAGACATCGAGAGGTTCATGGCCAGACTTCATTATGCCGCCGAGGCCCTCAACGAGCTGAAGCTGCGCAAGGAGCAGCACAATCCCCATGGTGAGGGCCTCCTGGTCCTGAGATCACGACCACCGATCGAGAGCGAGTTCCACGACATTCTTGCCAAGGTGAAGCTGGCGCTGATATACTCCGTTCGGCTGCAGAACCACTTCACCAAGTCCACCGACCCAGTGCACAATGTCTTCATCTCGCTGCGAACCATCGTCACCGTCTGCAATGACATCTACGTGGACGCGGGTCTGCCGGAGTCGGTGGTCAATCCCCTTCTGCGCCGTGAGACGATCGCCTTCCTCAACGGAACCCTCGATTCCAACGAGAAGCAGCTGTGGCAGAGCCTCGGTCCCAACTGGACGGTGCCCAAGGACCAGTTCAAGGATCACAAGAGCTCGTATCATCCGATTTTTTATGACGACTGGTCCCCCGACTGGGTGGTGGACGAGGAGGTGCAGTACCTGGCGCCTGCCCTCAAGAAGACCGCCACGCCATCGCCAGTCCTAGTGCCCGTGCCCCCGAGCCCGGGTCTCGGAAATCGCACCTGGCTGAGTCGCCTGGAGAGCCGCAACGTCAAGATCGCCGAGGTGACCTACAACAAGTCGGCCACCAACGACAAGGAACTCAAGGTCACCAAGGGGGAGTATTTGGAG ATTATTGATGACTCCCGCAACTGGTGGAAGGCCCGCAACTCGTACGGAAACATTGGCTACGTGCCGCACACCGTGCTCACGCCGTACAACTTTGAGCCCGGCGCAAATGGAAGGGACACGGAGTCCCTGGCATCGATGGCTCTGACCGATAATGGCGGCGAGGAGGCCAACCCCCCACTGTACCGCAACACAATGGCCATGTACACCGCCCCCGTGGAGCCGGTGACCAATGGAAAGGCCATGCCGCGATCCTACTCCATGCCCAATGTGCCCGTTCCACCGCCGATGCCGCCCCCAAGCGACAGCCAGCCGCCCACGCCCAGCGGCACCCTCAAGCGCAACATGGCGGCGGCAGGAGCACTGGCAG CCATGCGCGCCCGCAATGATTGCGAAGCCGATGACCAGGCCTACTACATGCAGGACGACGTGAACGACGAGCTGCGTGTTTTGTTGCAGCAGCGGGAGCGACGCAAGGACCTGGAGATCCTGAAGACGCCGGAGATCTTCATCACGCAGAACTCGAAGCCCCGCGAGGTGGAGGAGTGGCTGCGGGGCAAGGGGTTCTCGGACATCATAATCAAGCGCTTGCACACGCTCACCGGCGAGGAGATCTTCGCCCTGTCGCCGCACACCATCGAAAGCTATTTTGGCCAGCGGGAAAGCCGCCGCCTCATCTCCCAGATCGTGCTGCAAAAGAACTTCTGCGAG TACAAAACCATTCGGTCATCGGAGCTTTCTGCCAAATTGGCTCGTGCTCGTCAAAAGGCCGATCAGTCAAATGGCAATCCCAACGAGGTCTTCTAA
- the LOC128251858 gene encoding epidermal growth factor receptor kinase substrate 8 isoform X1 produces MVKAGNRTLKYFRPISVKYGMPRNGYESGAPSVDQTNGHYDEIKPTYALEHLATFKLKNEAEIKQPKEKMKLLIELDKTGGIWPHKMFMSFNGQWLVMLDSEMKEIENFPGSLITEPTAFISEHPQEAYNNILVFSVPGISLGNTEMHIFQVADVSSVHLVEDLKTLSKGTPVTVDRNKTPIPLPKPERPQNQQAKDQYGIAAAVAGIAAEKNAQDKEQTERDVQVINHCFEDIERFMARLHYAAEALNELKLRKEQHNPHGEGLLVLRSRPPIESEFHDILAKVKLALIYSVRLQNHFTKSTDPVHNVFISLRTIVTVCNDIYVDAGLPESVVNPLLRRETIAFLNGTLDSNEKQLWQSLGPNWTVPKDQFKDHKSSYHPIFYDDWSPDWVVDEEVQYLAPALKKTATPSPVLVPVPPSPGLGNRTWLSRLESRNVKIAEVTYNKSATNDKELKVTKGEYLEIIDDSRNWWKARNSYGNIGYVPHTVLTPYNFEPGANGRDTESLASMALTDNGGEEANPPLYRNTMAMYTAPVEPVTNGKAMPRSYSMPNVPVPPPMPPPSDSQPPTPSGTLKRNMAAAGALAAMRARNDCEADDQAYYMQDDVNDELRVLLQQRERRKDLEILKTPEIFITQNSKPREVEEWLRGKGFSDIIIKRLHTLTGEEIFALSPHTIESYFGQRESRRLISQIVLQKNFCEYKTIRSSELSAKLARARQKADQSNGNPNEVF; encoded by the exons ATGGTCAAAGCAGGCAATAGGACCTTGAAATACTTCCGACCCATATCGGTTAAATATGG GATGCCACGCAACGGCTACGAAAGTGGAGCCCCCTCTGTCGATCAGACAAATGGGCACTATGATGAGATCAAACCCACCTACGCCCTGGAGCACCTGGCCACTTTCAAGCTGAAGAACGAGGCCGAGATCAAGCAGCCGAAGGAGAAGATGAAGCTGCTGATCGAACTGGACAAAACGGGGGGCATTTGGCCGCACAAGATGTTCATGAGCTTCAACGGTCAGTGGCTGGTGATGCTGGACAGCGAGATGAAGGAGATCGAGAATTTCCCGGGCAGTTTGATCACGGAGCCAACGGCTTTCATCAGCGAGCATCCGCAGGAGGCCTACAACAACATCCTGGTCTTCTCGGTGCCGGGAATCTCACTTGGTAACACCGAGATGCACATCTTCCAG GTGGCCGATGTCAGTTCAGTGCATTTGGTAGAGGATTTGAAGACG CTGAGCAAGGGCACCCCTGTAACAGTGGATCGCAACAAGACGCCCATTCCGCTGCCCAAACCCGAAAGACCTCAAAATCAGCAGGCCAAGGATCAGTATGGAATAGCTGCTGCTGTGGCCGGCATCGCAGCGGAAAAGAACGCCCAGGACAAGGAGCAGACCGAGAGGGATGTGCAGGTGATCAACCACTGCTTCGAAGACATCGAGAGGTTCATGGCCAGACTTCATTATGCCGCCGAGGCCCTCAACGAGCTGAAGCTGCGCAAGGAGCAGCACAATCCCCATGGTGAGGGCCTCCTGGTCCTGAGATCACGACCACCGATCGAGAGCGAGTTCCACGACATTCTTGCCAAGGTGAAGCTGGCGCTGATATACTCCGTTCGGCTGCAGAACCACTTCACCAAGTCCACCGACCCAGTGCACAATGTCTTCATCTCGCTGCGAACCATCGTCACCGTCTGCAATGACATCTACGTGGACGCGGGTCTGCCGGAGTCGGTGGTCAATCCCCTTCTGCGCCGTGAGACGATCGCCTTCCTCAACGGAACCCTCGATTCCAACGAGAAGCAGCTGTGGCAGAGCCTCGGTCCCAACTGGACGGTGCCCAAGGACCAGTTCAAGGATCACAAGAGCTCGTATCATCCGATTTTTTATGACGACTGGTCCCCCGACTGGGTGGTGGACGAGGAGGTGCAGTACCTGGCGCCTGCCCTCAAGAAGACCGCCACGCCATCGCCAGTCCTAGTGCCCGTGCCCCCGAGCCCGGGTCTCGGAAATCGCACCTGGCTGAGTCGCCTGGAGAGCCGCAACGTCAAGATCGCCGAGGTGACCTACAACAAGTCGGCCACCAACGACAAGGAACTCAAGGTCACCAAGGGGGAGTATTTGGAG ATTATTGATGACTCCCGCAACTGGTGGAAGGCCCGCAACTCGTACGGAAACATTGGCTACGTGCCGCACACCGTGCTCACGCCGTACAACTTTGAGCCCGGCGCAAATGGAAGGGACACGGAGTCCCTGGCATCGATGGCTCTGACCGATAATGGCGGCGAGGAGGCCAACCCCCCACTGTACCGCAACACAATGGCCATGTACACCGCCCCCGTGGAGCCGGTGACCAATGGAAAGGCCATGCCGCGATCCTACTCCATGCCCAATGTGCCCGTTCCACCGCCGATGCCGCCCCCAAGCGACAGCCAGCCGCCCACGCCCAGCGGCACCCTCAAGCGCAACATGGCGGCGGCAGGAGCACTGGCAG CCATGCGCGCCCGCAATGATTGCGAAGCCGATGACCAGGCCTACTACATGCAGGACGACGTGAACGACGAGCTGCGTGTTTTGTTGCAGCAGCGGGAGCGACGCAAGGACCTGGAGATCCTGAAGACGCCGGAGATCTTCATCACGCAGAACTCGAAGCCCCGCGAGGTGGAGGAGTGGCTGCGGGGCAAGGGGTTCTCGGACATCATAATCAAGCGCTTGCACACGCTCACCGGCGAGGAGATCTTCGCCCTGTCGCCGCACACCATCGAAAGCTATTTTGGCCAGCGGGAAAGCCGCCGCCTCATCTCCCAGATCGTGCTGCAAAAGAACTTCTGCGAG TACAAAACCATTCGGTCATCGGAGCTTTCTGCCAAATTGGCTCGTGCTCGTCAAAAGGCCGATCAGTCAAATGGCAATCCCAACGAGGTCTTCTAA
- the LOC128251859 gene encoding chorion peroxidase: protein MGGIKYVYLLALIIGASLLTIGDAKSKRDVEAELNGVPAEKWLQLVNSAIDSVKRQKSLEENLLNSDITVKNGSLSHVQLLDTLPSLASKQDSELALKILKSSLFVYNSECLPNGINGDECRDYLEQKQLPEGSSLRTECETLLRGNREGHYAFRRLQVSSHYKNGFYDMFPNSGGHNSLPAAWSISKDLYEPDSIQTAKQIRFESNANLGLAQWAQFVEHDLSKPVSQSMSNGAPIECCNRDQNNLQPRHHHPACAPIIYQPSGKYDVPSCLNYVRSALAVADCNFGGAEQLNQATGSLDLSQLYGFTAAAENKLRLLEGGLLRSTPRGEYDNALLPLATETEGPSFCAREKIGDGTCFAAGDSRVNSNPFSILIYTIFMRNHNRLANELRLKNRQWGDEKLFQAAKAINVDIYRRVVIDEWLPAVLGDLLALVVKRQQYTRALEVSNEFGVAAIRFYLSMLPNELQNLSKDNVVHGTERNNEYVLITKNLPTTNLFELKEEIYKPKLEYTSKKLNDILESLLNQETMKMDSAYSGGVVWHKDTKPTHADILAFDIQRGRDHGLLPYHKYVETCTLSRPVNSWTDFESLIPKDVLDKLKTIYNSWSDVDLIVGGISEKPEYGSVGPTFSCIIAEQFVHVLKHHVQKADHKHARLVEQYRHLNGTKLLCLSSGLLAVPQNIFQLPSASNRLVSCEDV from the exons TCTCATAATAGGAGCATCATTATTGACAATAGGCGATGCAAAAT cAAAACGGGATGTTGAAGCAGAGTTAAACGGGGTTCCTGCTGAAAAATGGTTGCAATTGGTCAACTCAGCTATCGATTCTGTAAAAAGACAAAAGAg cCTGGAGGAAAATCTGTTGAACTCCGACATCACTGTTAAGAACGGTAGCCTTTCACACGTCCAACTTCTGGACACATTGCCGAGCTTGGCCTCAAAACAGGACAGTGAACTCGCTCTGAAGATCCTGAAGTCCAGCTTGTTCGTTTACAACAGTGAGTGCCTGCCCAATGGAATCAACGGAGATGAGTGTCGCGATTACCTGGAGCAAAAACAACTTCCCGAGGGCAGTAGTCTCCGGACCGAGTGCGAAACCTTGCTCAGGGGAAACCGGGAGGGTCACTATGCTTTCAGAAGGCTACAAGTGAGCAGTCACTACAAGAACGGATTCTATGAT ATGTTTCCCAACTCCGGTGGACACAATAGTTTGCCGGCAGCGTGGTCCATTAGTAAGGATCTCTACGAGCCCGATAGCATTCAAACGGCTAAGCAAATAAGGTTCGAGAGCAACGCGAATTTGGGACTGGCTCAATGGGCGCAATTTGTGGAGCACGATCTAAGCAAACCCGTATCACAATCGATGA GCAATGGAGCTCCGATCGAGTGTTGCAACCGTGACCAGAACAACCTTCAGCCCCGTCACCACCACCCGGCCTGTGCTCCTATTATTTACCAGCCCAGTGGGAAATACGACGTGCCCAGCTGTCTCAATTATGTGAGAAGTGCTCTGGCCGTGGCCGATTGCAATTTCGGTGGCGCCGAGCAG CTCAACCAGGCCACGGGATCCTTGGACCTGTCGCAACTCTACGGCTTCACTGCGGCGGCAGAAAATAAGTTGAGGCTCTTGGAGGGTGGTCTATTAAGGTCAACACCACGGGGAGAGTACGACAATGCCCTCCTACCCTTAGCCACCGAGACGGAAGGACCCTCCTTCTGCGCCAGGGAAAAAATTGGAGACGGCACCTGCTTTGCGGCTGGAGACTCGCGGGTGAACAGCAACCCCTTCTCGATACTGATCTACACGATCTTCATGCGCAACCACAACCGACTGGCCAACGAGCTGCGTCTCAAGAATCGGCAGTGGGGCGATGAAAAGCTCTTCCAGGCAGCCAAGGCGATAAACGTGGACATCTACCGTCGAGTAGTGATCGATGAGTGGTTGCCGGCAGTGCTCGGCGACCTTTTAGCCCTTGTTGTTAAGAGACAACAATATACACGTGCCCTAGAGGTCTCCAATGAATTCGGGGTGGCCGCGATTCGATTCTACTTGTCCATGCTGCCCAATGAGCTCCAAAATCTGTCCAAGGATAACGTGGTGCATGGAACTGAAAG AAACAACGAATATGTCCTAATCACCAAGAATCTACCGACGACCAACCTATTTGAGCTCAAAGAAGAAATCTACAAGCCAAAGCTCGAGTACACGTCGAAGAAGCTAAACGACATTCTCGAGAGTTTACTCAATCAGGAGACCATGAAAATGGATTCCGCTTACTCTGGTGGT GTCGTCTGGCACAAGGACACCAAGCCCACCCATGCCGATATCCTGGCCTTCGACATCCAAAGGGGCAGAGATCACGGTCTGCTGCCGTACCATAAATATGTGGAAACGTGCACTCTGTCCAGACCCGTAAATAGTTGGACGGACTTTGAGAGCCTTATTCCCAAAGAT GTGCTGGATAAGCTGAAAACGATCTACAACAGTTGGTCTGATGTGGATCTCATTGTCGGTGGAATTTCGGAGAAGCCTGAGTACGGATCCGTTGGTCCCACCTTCAGTTGCATAATCG ctGAGCAATTCGTGCATGTGCTTAAACATCACGTGCAAAAGGCGGACCACAAACACGCTCGATTAGTAGAGCAATATCGGCATTTGAATGGAACCAAACTGCTCTGCCTGAGCTCCGGCCTCTTGGCCGTTCCTCAAAATATCTTCCAGTTGCCATCGGCAAG TAATCGACTGGTCTCTTGTGAAGATGTCTAG